From Novipirellula galeiformis, the proteins below share one genomic window:
- the hisC gene encoding histidinol-phosphate transaminase, whose amino-acid sequence MPDKTLFRPALAKMQPYTPGEQAAPGKTIKLNTNENPYPPPKAVVEAIQHAATGAINRYPDPVATSFRRAAANALGLPGPEWILAGNGSDEILTMLVRGFVGEGQRLRLPYPSYILYRTLADIQGADWEQVAFEDGWQLPAAFGKTENDVRLVFLPNPNSPSGTVVPPAEIEQLASTMTCPLVVDEAYADFAEANCLDLVQKHENILVTRTLSKSYGLAGIRFGFLVAQPQVITELAKIKDSYNCDMISIAAATAAMGSQEWLAEVVAKMNATRSRLSERLATLGFNVTPSQANFVWCQHPSGDHQGMYDFLKKNQILVRYMKFPEWGDGLRISVGTDDQIDACLMMLENYLKKNA is encoded by the coding sequence CGCCCTGCCCTTGCCAAAATGCAGCCCTACACACCGGGCGAACAAGCGGCGCCGGGCAAGACCATCAAACTGAACACGAACGAGAATCCCTATCCGCCGCCTAAGGCCGTGGTCGAAGCCATCCAACACGCGGCCACCGGTGCCATCAATCGCTACCCCGACCCGGTGGCGACCTCGTTTCGCCGCGCTGCCGCCAATGCTCTGGGGTTGCCGGGGCCGGAATGGATTTTGGCGGGCAACGGCAGCGACGAGATCCTGACGATGCTGGTTCGCGGTTTTGTCGGTGAAGGACAACGATTGCGACTGCCCTACCCCAGCTACATCCTGTACCGCACGTTAGCTGATATCCAAGGTGCCGATTGGGAACAGGTCGCGTTTGAGGACGGATGGCAATTGCCGGCGGCCTTTGGCAAAACCGAAAACGACGTTCGTTTGGTTTTCTTGCCTAACCCGAACAGCCCCAGCGGTACGGTGGTCCCACCTGCGGAAATTGAGCAACTCGCCTCAACCATGACCTGCCCGTTGGTCGTTGATGAAGCGTATGCGGACTTCGCTGAAGCGAATTGCTTGGACCTTGTCCAAAAACACGAAAACATCCTTGTCACCCGCACGCTCAGCAAATCTTACGGTTTGGCGGGCATCCGGTTTGGCTTCCTGGTCGCTCAACCGCAAGTGATCACCGAGCTTGCCAAAATCAAAGACAGCTACAACTGCGACATGATTTCGATCGCCGCAGCCACCGCCGCAATGGGCAGCCAAGAATGGTTGGCCGAGGTGGTCGCCAAGATGAATGCAACACGATCGCGACTTTCCGAACGACTAGCAACGCTCGGGTTCAATGTCACGCCGTCGCAAGCCAACTTTGTTTGGTGCCAACACCCCAGCGGCGATCACCAAGGGATGTACGATTTTTTGAAGAAGAACCAAATCCTGGTTCGTTACATGAAATTTCCTGAGTGGGGCGACGGACTTCGCATTTCGGTCGGAACCGATGATCAAATTGACGCCTGCTTGATGATGCTCGAAAACTACTTGAAGAAAAACGCATGA
- a CDS encoding tetratricopeptide repeat protein translates to MMNRLIRKGFCVALVLGSGMLGSGLMGRESCSGQVTHAPLPPRPLEPFGSAAPGSISEATPPTAETPLFVGITVHKRPVANATAEAQRYFDQGLNLAFAFNHDEAIRSFRQSLRFAPQCAMAWWGIALCHGPHINNPLMAEDHSRAAWEAIGKAKACVDMDSPLEKALIDALEQRYVADTKENIAERDALNRRYADAMKQVHDTFPLDLDVTVLYAESLMDLRPWDLWSDEGEPRPETPIVLALLEQVMASAPNHPGANHLYIHAVEGSANPQRAEAAADRLRTLMPGSGHLVHMPSHIDVRTGKWDQASDQNEIAIAVDRVYRQASPQQEFYSVYMIHNPHFLSFACMMEGRRERAVKAAREMLALIPPEFLDQSAPLADPFMAIEHQTLVRFGQWDQVLALPAPRADLPITTAMGHFARATAFAAKQDHEAAQREQALFRAAVSAVPEQAVGAINKAHDILRVAEHVLSGELAFLQGDIDRSIAELKQGVAAETKLLYMEPPEWIQPVRHSLGAVLVADERWDEAEQVYREDLVQWPENGWALYGLSQCLKAKGELKAAGEMMQRYQTAWRRADTEIGSTCLCVPQAAIR, encoded by the coding sequence ATGATGAATCGCTTGATTCGTAAAGGGTTCTGTGTCGCACTGGTGCTTGGTAGCGGGATGCTCGGTAGCGGGCTCATGGGCCGCGAGTCGTGCAGCGGCCAAGTCACCCACGCTCCGTTGCCGCCACGTCCTCTTGAGCCGTTTGGCTCCGCCGCACCGGGCTCGATCAGCGAGGCGACGCCTCCGACCGCTGAAACGCCCTTGTTCGTCGGCATCACCGTTCACAAGCGTCCCGTCGCGAACGCCACCGCCGAGGCCCAGCGGTACTTTGACCAAGGACTCAATCTGGCCTTTGCATTCAACCACGACGAGGCGATTCGCTCGTTTCGTCAATCGTTGAGATTCGCCCCCCAGTGCGCGATGGCATGGTGGGGGATCGCACTGTGTCACGGACCGCACATCAACAATCCGTTGATGGCTGAAGATCATTCGCGCGCCGCGTGGGAAGCGATCGGAAAAGCCAAGGCCTGTGTGGACATGGATTCGCCGCTCGAAAAAGCGTTGATCGATGCCCTTGAGCAACGGTATGTGGCGGACACAAAAGAAAACATTGCCGAGCGTGATGCCCTCAATCGACGCTACGCCGACGCGATGAAGCAGGTGCATGACACATTCCCGCTCGATCTCGATGTCACGGTGCTGTACGCGGAATCGCTGATGGACTTGCGTCCCTGGGATCTATGGTCCGACGAGGGGGAACCGCGACCCGAAACGCCCATCGTACTCGCGTTGCTCGAACAGGTGATGGCAAGCGCCCCGAATCATCCGGGAGCCAACCACTTGTACATTCACGCGGTCGAAGGATCGGCGAATCCGCAGCGAGCCGAGGCCGCGGCGGACCGTTTGAGGACGCTGATGCCTGGATCGGGACACCTCGTCCACATGCCATCTCACATTGATGTCCGCACGGGCAAATGGGACCAGGCTTCTGATCAAAACGAAATCGCGATCGCCGTCGACCGAGTCTATCGACAAGCGTCACCGCAACAGGAGTTCTATTCGGTGTACATGATCCACAATCCTCATTTCCTCTCCTTTGCCTGCATGATGGAGGGACGCCGCGAGCGAGCCGTGAAGGCGGCGCGAGAAATGTTAGCCTTGATTCCGCCCGAATTCCTTGATCAATCCGCGCCGCTGGCCGACCCCTTCATGGCGATCGAACACCAAACCCTGGTTCGCTTTGGTCAATGGGATCAAGTCCTTGCCTTGCCTGCACCGCGAGCCGATTTGCCGATCACGACCGCAATGGGCCATTTCGCTCGGGCCACCGCGTTTGCCGCCAAGCAAGATCACGAAGCCGCTCAGCGAGAGCAAGCGTTGTTCCGTGCGGCGGTCTCGGCGGTTCCCGAACAAGCGGTCGGAGCGATCAACAAGGCGCACGACATCCTGCGCGTGGCCGAGCATGTGTTGAGCGGCGAATTGGCATTTCTACAGGGGGACATCGATCGATCGATCGCCGAATTGAAACAAGGCGTCGCTGCGGAGACGAAGCTACTGTACATGGAGCCGCCCGAGTGGATCCAACCGGTGCGTCATTCGCTTGGCGCCGTACTGGTCGCCGACGAGCGTTGGGACGAAGCGGAACAAGTCTATCGCGAGGACTTGGTCCAGTGGCCCGAGAACGGCTGGGCGCTGTACGGCTTATCCCAGTGCTTGAAAGCCAAAGGCGAGCTAAAGGCAGCCGGCGAAATGATGCAGCGATATCAAACCGCATGGCGAAGAGCCGACACCGAAATTGGCTCCACCTGTCTATGCGTGCCCCAAGCTGCAATTCGCTAA
- the hisB gene encoding imidazoleglycerol-phosphate dehydratase HisB, translating to MTRTATIARKTGETDIQLTLNLDGDGGGTRASGIGFLDHMLDLLAKHALIDLDVKAKGDLHVDDHHTAEDIGIALGQAMHEALGNRAGIRRYGHFTLPMDECLVTAAVDLGGRYAFEYHAPIGPAKIGTFDSELVEHFWQSFAANSHSNLHVVLHHGRNSHHIAECVFKATARAIRMAAESDPRSDAIPSTKGVL from the coding sequence ATGACACGCACCGCAACGATCGCTCGCAAAACGGGTGAAACCGACATCCAACTGACGCTGAACCTGGACGGGGATGGCGGCGGCACACGAGCCTCGGGAATCGGCTTTCTCGACCACATGCTCGATCTACTGGCGAAACACGCCCTGATTGATTTGGATGTGAAGGCCAAGGGTGATCTTCACGTCGATGACCATCACACGGCCGAAGATATCGGCATCGCACTGGGGCAAGCGATGCACGAAGCACTGGGCAACCGAGCGGGAATTCGACGCTACGGACACTTCACGCTGCCGATGGATGAGTGCTTGGTGACCGCCGCAGTGGACCTCGGTGGCCGCTACGCGTTTGAATACCATGCGCCGATTGGCCCGGCAAAGATCGGGACGTTCGACAGCGAATTGGTCGAGCATTTTTGGCAATCGTTTGCGGCGAATTCACACAGCAACCTGCACGTGGTGCTGCACCACGGCCGCAACTCGCACCATATCGCTGAGTGCGTTTTCAAAGCAACCGCGCGAGCGATCCGGATGGCTGCTGAGAGCGATCCACGCAGCGACGCAATCCCGAGCACCAAAGGGGTGCTGTAG
- a CDS encoding DUF2786 domain-containing protein has product MEFLWNDGGRAASGFVGLAGDCVTRAIAIATGTSYRDVYRELGEVSNKTPRNGVCTSHSKSYLKQLDWQYTPGRGRRFTADSLPQGIVIVHLEMPERRRHGHFCCVIDHVIHDTWNPSEETDYIVAGFWTCVATASDTTLPRVAPGSSQNAEQVTTQKEFDKILHRLRALDGTANNHASTEGEKRNALRMMQNLMLRHNLSREDISDDDNVESVCFTRRACPVNGRRACSWEKELAAYLVAEIFPMTSWYFSAKGNRTLFWFYGPREDVQNGITLFRELLLTIATSARLQYGGYARGSGASYAEGYVRGLPRHHSPHDENGNAPSAVASETALVQTRTMAVHDAARKWLKLECGVSIVTVHGSGRNQHDPDAANRGKRHGAKHDVTAENGRKRIGLS; this is encoded by the coding sequence ATGGAGTTTCTCTGGAATGACGGTGGGCGAGCGGCCAGCGGGTTCGTCGGACTCGCGGGCGATTGTGTCACTCGCGCGATCGCGATCGCCACCGGAACCAGCTACCGTGATGTCTATCGCGAACTTGGTGAAGTCTCTAACAAAACACCACGCAATGGGGTTTGCACGAGTCACAGCAAATCGTATTTGAAGCAACTCGATTGGCAATACACACCAGGCCGAGGACGACGATTCACCGCCGATTCACTTCCCCAAGGAATTGTCATCGTACATTTGGAGATGCCCGAGCGACGTCGTCACGGTCATTTCTGTTGCGTGATCGACCATGTGATCCATGACACATGGAACCCCAGCGAAGAAACCGATTACATCGTTGCAGGGTTTTGGACATGTGTTGCCACGGCCAGCGACACGACGCTGCCGCGTGTGGCACCGGGATCGTCACAAAATGCGGAGCAAGTGACGACGCAAAAGGAATTTGACAAGATCCTGCATCGGCTCCGCGCGCTCGACGGCACCGCGAACAACCACGCCAGCACCGAGGGCGAGAAACGCAATGCGCTGCGAATGATGCAGAACCTGATGCTGCGACATAACCTGTCGCGTGAAGACATCAGCGACGATGACAATGTCGAGAGCGTCTGCTTCACTCGCCGAGCGTGTCCAGTAAACGGTCGCCGAGCCTGCAGCTGGGAAAAGGAATTGGCCGCCTATCTCGTCGCAGAGATATTTCCGATGACGAGCTGGTACTTTTCCGCCAAAGGCAACCGCACTCTATTTTGGTTCTACGGACCGCGCGAGGATGTGCAGAACGGGATCACGTTGTTTCGCGAATTGCTACTCACGATTGCCACCTCGGCGCGATTGCAATATGGTGGCTACGCCCGTGGCAGCGGTGCTTCGTATGCTGAAGGTTACGTCCGAGGACTGCCACGCCATCACTCCCCTCATGATGAAAACGGCAACGCCCCCAGTGCCGTGGCCAGCGAAACGGCGCTCGTGCAAACGCGTACCATGGCGGTTCACGATGCCGCTCGAAAATGGCTGAAGCTAGAATGCGGCGTTTCGATCGTGACGGTTCACGGCAGTGGTCGCAATCAACATGACCCCGACGCCGCCAACCGTGGAAAACGACATGGCGCCAAACATGACGTCACCGCCGAGAACGGCCGCAAACGGATCGGTTTGTCGTAG
- a CDS encoding ammonia-forming cytochrome c nitrite reductase subunit c552 — protein MESKKSRGFGLLIVLTALVAMATVGVVGLLVNIFERKQEARKPFVRLVEVNEVSTDPEPWGVNFPLQYESYLRTADTERTEYGGNHAFTPSKLKQDPWLTRLYDGYAFSVDYREARGHAYMLHDQEVTKRVTDFKQAGACLHCHASIIPTYRRIGLEQAGEEVSEAKLAEGFNQEAVMAGFRAVSRKPYEEVYAELLKTHDGVTKAADGDPHMGSAHPVSCIDCHDPDSMKIRVTRPGFIDGIAKLARSDDPVPHLPSIQKWRDSGSETPYDPNTDATRQELRSFVCGQCHVEYYCANKMTLTFPWGNGLKVEDLEQEWDETEFPDDGGEFYDFVHKETGTKVYKAQHPEFELWSQGIHARAGVSCSDCHMPYEKQGATKVSSHWVRSPMLNINKACQTCHNVSETELQARVDTIQDRTRALIDRAAIAMTEMLDAIVMAQENGATEAQLKPIRDLQRKAMWRLDYISSENSKGFHADQEAARILGESIDYSRQAQAAAYKLGWKANDSESNEVATK, from the coding sequence ATGGAATCCAAGAAATCACGCGGTTTTGGCTTGTTGATTGTGCTAACGGCATTGGTGGCGATGGCGACCGTCGGTGTCGTTGGATTGCTGGTCAATATTTTTGAACGCAAACAAGAGGCGCGGAAGCCCTTTGTGAGACTCGTCGAAGTCAATGAGGTGAGCACGGACCCCGAGCCGTGGGGCGTCAACTTTCCGCTGCAATACGAAAGCTATCTGAGAACCGCCGATACCGAGCGTACCGAGTACGGCGGCAATCATGCGTTCACGCCAAGCAAGCTCAAGCAGGATCCTTGGCTGACGCGTTTGTACGACGGCTACGCCTTTAGCGTCGACTATCGCGAGGCTCGCGGGCACGCCTATATGCTGCACGATCAAGAGGTGACCAAACGGGTGACCGATTTCAAGCAGGCCGGTGCCTGTTTGCATTGCCATGCCTCGATTATCCCGACCTATCGCCGGATTGGACTCGAGCAAGCGGGCGAGGAGGTCAGTGAAGCGAAATTGGCCGAAGGGTTCAACCAAGAAGCGGTGATGGCGGGATTCCGAGCGGTTAGCCGCAAGCCGTACGAAGAGGTTTACGCTGAATTGTTAAAGACCCATGACGGCGTCACCAAGGCCGCCGACGGCGATCCGCACATGGGCAGCGCCCACCCGGTGTCGTGCATCGATTGTCACGATCCTGACTCGATGAAGATCCGTGTCACCCGTCCTGGATTCATTGATGGAATCGCAAAGCTTGCCCGCAGCGACGATCCCGTTCCCCATTTGCCAAGTATTCAAAAGTGGCGTGATTCGGGCTCAGAGACTCCTTACGACCCCAACACCGATGCGACGCGTCAAGAGCTCCGCTCGTTCGTTTGTGGGCAATGCCATGTCGAGTATTACTGTGCCAACAAAATGACGTTGACCTTCCCCTGGGGCAACGGGCTGAAGGTCGAGGATCTTGAACAGGAATGGGATGAAACTGAATTCCCCGATGACGGCGGCGAGTTCTATGACTTCGTTCACAAAGAAACCGGAACCAAGGTCTACAAGGCTCAGCATCCTGAGTTCGAATTGTGGAGCCAAGGGATTCATGCTCGTGCCGGAGTCAGCTGCAGTGATTGTCACATGCCGTATGAGAAGCAAGGAGCGACGAAGGTCAGCAGCCACTGGGTTCGCAGCCCGATGCTGAATATCAACAAGGCATGTCAGACGTGTCACAATGTTTCCGAGACCGAACTGCAAGCACGCGTTGATACGATCCAGGATCGCACGCGAGCTCTCATCGATCGCGCGGCGATCGCGATGACCGAGATGCTCGATGCAATCGTGATGGCACAAGAAAACGGTGCAACCGAAGCTCAACTAAAACCGATCCGTGATCTGCAACGCAAAGCGATGTGGCGGTTGGACTACATCAGCAGCGAAAACTCCAAAGGTTTTCATGCCGATCAGGAAGCCGCACGGATTTTGGGCGAATCGATTGATTACAGTCGCCAAGCCCAAGCGGCCGCCTACAAGCTGGGGTGGAAAGCCAACGACTCGGAATCCAACGAAGTGGCCACGAAGTAA